The proteins below are encoded in one region of Myxocyprinus asiaticus isolate MX2 ecotype Aquarium Trade chromosome 13, UBuf_Myxa_2, whole genome shotgun sequence:
- the LOC127451021 gene encoding LOW QUALITY PROTEIN: uncharacterized protein LOC127451021 (The sequence of the model RefSeq protein was modified relative to this genomic sequence to represent the inferred CDS: inserted 1 base in 1 codon), which produces MKISTSAQRSISECVKKEGEVCGRLITLVEFPVLSHLSEEEVMRQSHQCVSLCHPGVHVFLLIIPICSLTDEDRVEIEKIQKIFYSRNHFMVLFTSRMTVDEPLTDLAKSIIKSESLCGDRHKVMGLKDHDNTKQISELLDYIENMKTEPYSVQMYVRAQEKRGIDETEEKYKEELKRMEKEIKGLQEKLQTYGAEGESKDLKSLRFVLIGRTGSGKSATGNTVLGREEFATELSSVSVTTVCQKAVGEVDGKSVAVVDTPGLFDTTLSNEQIQEEIVKCVSLLAPGPHAFIIVLSLGRFTKEEMDTVDLIKKIFGPKAAQFSIVLFTRGDELGKTSIKAFIEKSAEVKKLIRDCGDRYLVFNNKQEKDRTQVTQLLNMIEMMISNNPGRYFTNSMFEEAEMSIKKKMKEILEKKEREIEAQKEELKVKYEMEFKDMMKRLEEEKQKKDEERLQMKNKFREKEETLRKEFEEKDKIEQKKQEMEDQKRSEKEKQQKAEYHKKIEEMKREIENQRSQYEKQQKEREEKHKKKEEKYKQDQKKMKNDQKRIIAELEIKQKEETKKRDSEERERNIQEEKERQEWERKIKEAENDRKEIQEDIKQKQREWEEEKKRQMSKREEEDRKRKKKHEDQLREKQKELENMRKKFVREREEEKQKREDERQQERREKEKKEREYEEKKDEMKRHYEQLEQKMKEEWERRKREDDERREEERKRWEKKIEDLKQERDEEIKKREKEERDRREREVKVREQMKQKHEKEMQKMKKKHEDEARKQAEEFNDFRKEKEKHVQELKETLEEAVILVDTSGLFDTLSNEQVHEEIVKCVSLSAPGPHVFIIVLSLGRFTQEEMDTVDLIXKIFGPKAAQFSIILFTRGDDLENMSINDYVSKYNCAELKKLIRDCGNGFLVFNNREKQDQPQVIQLLNMIEEVKNSNQGRYFTNSMFQMAEIWLSKGRVLERFWSIRKEITAFLVQLRSQKATQFSLFLQDESKMDIDAFLVDITSQLNELNVKLQDKLIGNFRNRFDSFSLGQQLLLLTENPFLITDVRGFSKEVTQTFKWAHAGSLQMQLIDLQANVALREHFQLTDHDTFWRQAVSETVFPGLTKVALHTLTMFGSTYSCESSFSTMNIIKNKYRSRLTNEHLHMCMRMALTPFQPRFKLLAGQAKAHFSH; this is translated from the exons ATGAAGATTTCTACATCAGCACAAAGGTCCATCTCCGAGTGTGTGAAGAAGGAAGGGGAGGTGTGTGGACGTCTGATCACTCTGGTGGAGTTTCCAGTTCTGTCTCATCTCTCAGAAGAGGAAGTGATGCGTCAATCTCAccagtgtgtgtctctctgtcatCCCGGAGTTCATGTTTTCCTCCTCATTATTCCTATCTGTTCTCTTACTGATGAAGACAGAGTAGAAATAGAGAAGATCCAGAAGATATTTTATTCAAGAAATCACTTCATGGTGCTTTTCACCTCTAGAATGACTGTTGATGAACCTTTGACTGATCTTGCTAAATCTATCATAAAGTCTGAAAGTCTCTGTGGAGATCGGCATAAAGTGATGGGGTTAAAAGATCATGACAACACCAAACAGATCTCAGAGCTGCTGGATTATATAGAGAACATGAAGACTGAACCCTATTCAGTTCAGATGTATGTGAGAGCTCAAGAGAAGAGAGGCATAGATGAAACAGAGGAGAAATATAAAGAAGAACTGAAGAGAATGGAGAAGGAAATAAAAGGACTACAGGAGAAGCTTCAGACATACG GTGCTGAAGGTGAATCAAAAGATCTGAAGTCTTTGCGATTTGTGCTGATCGGGAGGACAGGAAGTGGAAAGAGTGCAACAGGAAACACAGTTCTAGGGAGAGAAGAGTTTGCTACTGAACTCAGCTCAGTTTCAGTGACGACTGTTTGTCAGAAGGCAGTTGGTGAAGTTGATGGTAAATCAGTAGCTGTTGTTGATACTCCAGGACTCTTTGACACAACACTGTCAAATGAACAGATACAGGAGGAAATCGTGAAATGTGTTTCACTGTTAGCACCTGGACCTCATGCCTTCATCATCGTGTTGAGTTTGGGAAGATTCACCAAAGAAGAGATGGACACTGTAGATCTGATAAAGAAGATCTTTGGTCCAAAAGCTGCACAGTTCAGTATTGTTCTGTTCACTAGAGGAGATGAGTTGGGAAAAACATCTATAAAAGCATTCATAGAGAAGAGTGCAGAAGTCAAGAAACTGATCAGAGACTGTGGAGACAGATACCTGGTCTTTAATAACAAGCAAGAAAAAGACCGAACACAAGTCACACAGCTGTTAAATATGATAGAGATGATGATCAGCAACAACCCAGGCAGATACTTCACTAACAGCATGTTTGAAGAAGCAGAGATGTccattaaaaagaaaatgaaggaaatattagaaaagaaagagagagaaattgagGCACAGAAAGAGGAATTAAAAGTCAAATATGAGATGGAATTTAAAGACATGATGAAGAGACTGGAAGAAGAGAAACAAAAGAAAGACGAGGAAAGACTGCAGATGAAGAACAAGTTCAGAGAAAAAGAGGAAACTCTCAGAAAAGAGTTTGAGGAGAAAGATAAAATTGAACAAAAGAAACAAGAGATGGAAGATCAGAAACGAtcagagaaagaaaaacaacagaaagctgaatatcataaaaaaatagaagagatgaagagagagattGAAAATCAGAGATCACAGTATGaaaaacagcagaaagaaagagaagagaagcataaaaagaaagaagagaaataCAAACAAGatcaaaaaaagatgaaaaatgaccaaaaacGTATCATAGCAGAATTagaaataaaacagaaagaagaaacaaaaaagagagaTTCAGAGGAAAGAGAAAGGAATAtacaagaagaaaaagaaagacaagaatgggagagaaaaataaaagaggCTGAAAATGACAGAAAAGAGATTCAAGAGGACATTAAACAAAAACAGAGAGAATGggaggaggaaaagaaaagaCAGATGAGTAAAAGAGAGGAagaggacagaaagagaaaaaagaaacacgAGGATCAgctgagagaaaaacaaaaagaactgGAGAACATGAGAAAGAAATTcgtcagagagagagaagaagaaaaacagaAGAGAGAGGACGAGAGACAacaagagagaagagaaaaagaaaagaaagagagagagtatgaAGAAAAGAAAGATGAAATGAAAAGACATTATGAGCAGCTGGAACAAAAGATGAAAGAGGAGTGGGAGAGAAGAAAACGAGAGGATGATGAAAGAcgagaagaagagagaaagagatgggaGAAAAAGATTGAAGATCTTAAACAAGAACGAGATGAAGAGAtcaagaaaagagaaaaagaggagagagacagaagaGAAAGAGAAGTGAAAGTGCGTGAACAGATGAAACAGAAACATGAAAAGGAAATgcagaagatgaagaagaaacaTGAAGATGAAGCCAGAAAACAAGCAGAAGAATTTAATGATTTCAGAAAGGAAAAAGAGAAACATGTTCAAGAACTCAAAGAGACGCTCGAAGAAG cggtgaTACTTGTTGATACTTCAGGACTCTTTGACACATTGTCAAATGAACAAGTGCATGAAGAAATAGTGAAATGTGTTTCACTGTCAGCACCTGGACCTCATGTCTTCATCATTGTGTTGAGTTTGGGAAGATTTACTCAGGAGGAAATGGACACTGTAGATCTGA AGAAGATCTTTGGTCCAAAAGCTGCACAGTTCAGCATCATTCTGTTCACTAGAGGAGATGATCTTGAGAATATGTCCATCAATGATTATGTGAGCAAATATAACTGTGCAGAACTCAAGAAACTGATCAGAGACTGTGGAAACGGATTCCTGGTTTTCAATAACAGAGAAAAACAAGACCAACCTCAAGTGATTCAGCTGTTAAATATGATAGAAGAAGTGAAGAATTCTAATCAGGGTCGATATTTCACTAACAGCATGTTCCAGATGGCAGAGAT ATGGCTCAGTAAAGGCAGGGTGTTGGAACGCTTTTGGTCCATTCGAAAGGAAATAACAGCTTTCCTAGTTCAGCTCAGGAGTCAGAAGGCAACACAGTTTTCACTTTTTTTGCAAGACGAGAGCAAAATGGATATTGATGCTTTTTTGGTAGACATCACATCACAGCTTAATGAGCTCAACGTGAAACTACAGG atAAGCTGATTGGAAACTTCAGAAATCGCTTTGACAGCTTCAGCCTTGGACAGCAGCTCCTTCTTCTCACTGAGAATCCATTCCTCATCACAGATGTCAGGGGATTTTCAAAGGAGGTGACACAGACCTTCAAGTGGGCACATGCTGGATCTCTACAGATGCAACTGATTGATCTGCAAGCAAATGTTGCACTAAGAGAGCACTTTCAACTAACTGATCATGACACTTTCTGGCGGcaggctgtgtctgaaactgtTTTCCCTGGTCTAACCAAAGTAGCACTACACACCTTGACCATGTTTGGCTCCACATACAGTTGTGAGTCTTCTTTCTCCACTATGAACATCATTAAAAATAAGTACCGTTCTAGACTCACCAATGAGCACCTACATATGTGCATGAGAATGGCACTGACTCCATTCCAGCCAAGGTTCAAATTACTGGCAGGGCAAGCAAAAGCCCATTTCTCTCACTAA